Proteins encoded within one genomic window of Cellulomonas xiejunii:
- a CDS encoding SpoIID/LytB domain-containing protein → MRTWVRTSAVAVAVALAGVVGPVAVTPAVAADPGTVTFTGRGFGHGRGMGQYGALGYAVDLGWDHERILRHYYGGATLARDAGNPALSVELTRNTGRSVVVEGPGIAVGGVVTGGRAVLVERTGGGRFDVRTGPSCGGPWTLWKSGVESGAVIATANGAPTVCEADRWTMYRGSLRVVERSGTSYLLNDVSVDDYLRGVLPREVPASWAGLGGGRGAEGLRAQAVAARSYALASSRPTSGATTCDTTACQVYGGHAEQFYGKAVKVLEDARTDTAVADTSGKVMRTAAGAVARAEYSSSTGGWTAGGVFPAVEDLGDATSSNPNRSWTVSVAASRVASALGTGQIRSIAVNARSGLGADGGRVQQVVVVDTAGRTSTFSGDTVRSRLGLKSDWFTVTGQGARNEAEAVVRALYNDVLGREPEPAGLANWTNVVATTNNPRLVADGIVNSKERLQALVTTEYVRALRRGPEPEGLANWVGYMERGATVSDLQIGIFASQESLNVLGGGDTRAWVAGMYAALLGRPASAAETAEWAAVAQRQGRGAAVAGIARSPEAGTQRLLAYYQRFLGRGLDPSGIASWLPAMSGRGDFTIPGMIGGSQEYWNRAQARFP, encoded by the coding sequence ATGCGTACCTGGGTCAGGACGTCAGCCGTCGCCGTCGCCGTCGCGCTGGCGGGTGTGGTCGGCCCGGTGGCGGTCACGCCCGCCGTTGCCGCAGACCCCGGCACCGTCACCTTCACGGGTCGCGGGTTCGGCCACGGGCGCGGCATGGGCCAGTACGGCGCCCTCGGATACGCCGTCGACCTGGGCTGGGACCACGAGAGGATCCTGCGCCACTACTACGGCGGCGCGACGCTGGCCCGCGACGCCGGCAACCCGGCGCTGTCGGTCGAGCTGACCCGCAACACCGGCAGGAGCGTCGTGGTGGAGGGGCCGGGTATCGCGGTCGGTGGCGTCGTCACCGGGGGACGCGCGGTGCTGGTGGAGCGGACCGGGGGCGGGCGGTTCGACGTCAGGACCGGTCCTTCCTGCGGCGGTCCGTGGACGCTGTGGAAGAGCGGGGTGGAGTCGGGAGCCGTGATCGCGACGGCCAACGGGGCACCGACCGTCTGCGAGGCCGACCGGTGGACGATGTACCGCGGCTCGCTGCGCGTGGTCGAGCGGTCGGGAACCTCGTACCTGCTCAACGACGTCTCCGTGGACGACTACCTGCGCGGGGTCCTGCCGCGGGAGGTCCCGGCGTCGTGGGCGGGGTTGGGTGGTGGGCGCGGGGCGGAAGGGCTGCGCGCGCAGGCCGTCGCGGCCCGGAGCTACGCGCTCGCGTCCTCACGGCCGACGAGCGGCGCCACGACGTGCGACACGACCGCCTGCCAGGTGTACGGCGGTCACGCCGAGCAGTTCTACGGCAAGGCCGTGAAGGTGCTCGAGGACGCGCGGACGGACACCGCCGTCGCCGACACCTCCGGGAAGGTCATGCGCACGGCCGCGGGGGCCGTGGCACGCGCGGAGTACAGCTCGTCCACCGGGGGCTGGACGGCGGGCGGGGTCTTCCCCGCCGTCGAGGACCTCGGGGACGCGACGTCGTCCAACCCCAACCGCTCGTGGACGGTCTCCGTGGCGGCGTCCCGGGTCGCGAGTGCGCTCGGGACGGGGCAGATCCGCTCGATCGCCGTCAACGCACGCAGCGGGCTCGGTGCCGACGGCGGCCGCGTGCAGCAGGTGGTGGTCGTCGACACCGCCGGTCGCACCTCGACCTTCTCGGGTGACACGGTCCGCAGCAGGCTCGGACTGAAGAGCGACTGGTTCACGGTGACGGGGCAGGGAGCGCGGAACGAGGCCGAGGCCGTCGTCCGAGCGCTCTACAACGACGTCCTGGGGCGCGAGCCCGAGCCCGCAGGGCTGGCCAACTGGACGAACGTCGTGGCGACGACGAACAACCCGCGGCTCGTCGCCGACGGCATCGTCAACTCCAAGGAGCGTCTGCAGGCTCTCGTGACGACCGAGTACGTGCGAGCCCTGCGGCGCGGTCCGGAGCCCGAGGGCCTCGCGAACTGGGTGGGCTACATGGAGCGCGGCGCGACGGTGTCGGACCTGCAGATCGGCATCTTCGCGAGCCAGGAGTCCCTCAACGTGCTCGGCGGCGGCGACACCAGGGCGTGGGTCGCCGGGATGTACGCGGCGCTCCTGGGTCGACCCGCCTCCGCGGCGGAGACGGCGGAGTGGGCAGCAGTCGCCCAGCGCCAGGGGCGTGGGGCCGCCGTGGCCGGCATCGCGCGGTCACCGGAGGCGGGCACGCAGCGGCTGCTGGCGTACTACCAGCGGTTCCTCGGGCGGGGCCTGGACCCGTCGGGGATCGCGAGCTGGTTGCCCGCCATGTCGGGGCGCGGCGACTTCACGATCCCGGGCATGATCGGTGGCAGCCAGGAGTACTGGAACCGGGCGCAGGCCAGGTTCCCCTGA
- a CDS encoding GDP-mannose 4,6-dehydratase, whose protein sequence is MTRAFITGISGQDGTILAGVLAGQGVEVHGLVRSADEAASHAPALPGGVTLHVGELTDGERISELLAEVRPDEVYNLAGISSVAYSWEHPVQTGLVSGLGAVNVFEAARRLQDGTGRPVRVLQASSAEIFGNPDRTPQDESTRVAPLSPYGAAKAYAHQMAAVFRSRDLHVATVVLYNHESPLRPVTFVTRKITAAAARIAHEGAGTLVLGDLSVRRDWGWAPDYVDAMVRTIRHGRPDDFVIATGRTHSVEEFVAAAMERAGVTDWRDRVSVDPSFVRPAEAAEQVGDASKALAELGWSPTVPFSEIVGRMVDHDLELLRRNG, encoded by the coding sequence GTGACACGGGCGTTCATCACCGGCATCTCCGGGCAGGACGGCACGATCCTTGCCGGCGTGCTCGCCGGGCAGGGGGTCGAGGTGCACGGGCTCGTGCGCTCCGCCGACGAGGCGGCGTCGCACGCCCCGGCCCTCCCCGGGGGGGTGACGCTGCACGTCGGTGAGCTGACCGATGGCGAGCGCATCTCCGAGCTCCTCGCCGAGGTCAGGCCGGACGAGGTCTACAACCTGGCCGGCATCAGCTCGGTCGCGTACTCCTGGGAGCACCCCGTGCAGACCGGGCTGGTCTCGGGTCTGGGTGCGGTCAACGTGTTCGAGGCCGCGCGGCGCCTGCAGGACGGCACGGGCCGTCCGGTCCGGGTCCTCCAGGCCTCGAGCGCCGAGATCTTCGGCAACCCGGACCGCACGCCGCAGGACGAGTCCACGCGGGTGGCACCGCTGTCCCCCTACGGGGCGGCGAAGGCGTACGCGCACCAGATGGCGGCCGTGTTCCGCAGCCGGGACCTGCATGTCGCGACGGTCGTGCTCTACAACCACGAGTCGCCGCTGCGTCCGGTCACGTTCGTCACCCGCAAGATCACCGCCGCCGCGGCGAGGATCGCGCACGAGGGCGCCGGGACCCTGGTCCTCGGCGACCTGAGCGTGCGACGCGACTGGGGGTGGGCGCCCGACTACGTGGACGCGATGGTCCGAACGATCCGTCACGGACGCCCGGACGACTTCGTCATCGCGACCGGCCGCACGCACAGCGTCGAGGAGTTCGTGGCGGCCGCCATGGAGCGAGCGGGGGTGACCGACTGGCGGGACCGGGTCAGCGTGGACCCCTCGTTCGTGCGGCCCGCCGAGGCCGCGGAGCAGGTGGGCGACGCCTCGAAGGCGCTGGCCGAGCTGGGCTGGTCACCCACGGTCCCGTTCAGCGAGATCGTCGGACGGATGGTGGACCACGACCTGGAGCTGCTACGGAGGAACGGATGA
- a CDS encoding GDP-mannose 4,6-dehydratase: MPRALITGITGQDGLYLSELLLGKGYEVYGLIRGQNNPKYDLVRSVVPGVQLVTGDLTDMSSLIRALNVAQPDEVYNLGAISFVAYSWENALLTSEVTGKGVLNILEAVRLYSQDDPAKVRFYQASSSEMFGKVQEVPQRESTLLWPRSPYGVAKVFGHYMTINYRESYGMHASSGILFNHESPRRGPEFVTRKVTQAVARISLGLQEHVTLGNLDAKRDWGFAGDYVEAMWRMLQQPEADDYVVATGETHSIRELLDIAFRHVGIDDWAPLVKQDPRFMRPAEVDLLIGDPAKAHAQLGWERKVDFVGLVTMMIENDLEEQRALAGR; this comes from the coding sequence ATGCCCCGCGCTCTTATCACCGGAATCACTGGTCAGGACGGCCTGTACCTCTCGGAGCTCCTGCTGGGCAAGGGCTACGAGGTCTACGGGTTGATCCGCGGACAGAACAACCCGAAGTACGACCTCGTGCGGAGCGTCGTTCCCGGCGTGCAGCTGGTCACCGGTGACCTCACGGACATGTCGAGCCTCATCCGCGCGCTCAACGTCGCGCAGCCGGACGAGGTCTACAACCTCGGCGCCATCTCGTTCGTCGCGTACTCGTGGGAGAACGCGCTGCTCACGTCCGAGGTGACGGGCAAGGGCGTGCTCAACATCCTCGAGGCCGTGCGCCTCTACTCGCAGGACGACCCGGCGAAGGTGCGCTTCTACCAGGCCTCGTCCTCGGAGATGTTCGGCAAGGTGCAGGAGGTCCCGCAGCGTGAGAGCACGCTGCTGTGGCCGCGGTCGCCGTACGGCGTGGCCAAGGTCTTCGGTCACTACATGACCATCAACTACCGCGAGTCGTACGGGATGCACGCGTCGTCGGGCATCCTCTTCAACCACGAGTCGCCGCGCCGCGGCCCGGAGTTCGTCACCCGGAAGGTCACGCAGGCCGTGGCCCGCATCTCGCTCGGTCTGCAGGAGCACGTGACCCTCGGAAACCTCGACGCGAAGCGCGACTGGGGCTTCGCCGGTGACTACGTCGAGGCCATGTGGCGGATGCTGCAGCAGCCGGAGGCGGACGACTACGTGGTCGCGACCGGCGAGACGCACTCGATCCGTGAGCTGCTCGACATCGCCTTCCGCCACGTCGGCATCGACGACTGGGCCCCGCTCGTCAAGCAGGACCCGCGGTTCATGCGGCCCGCCGAGGTCGACCTCCTCATCGGCGACCCTGCCAAGGCGCACGCGCAGCTCGGCTGGGAGCGCAAGGTCGACTTCGTCGGCCTCGTGACGATGATGATCGAGAACGACCTGGAGGAGCAGCGCGCTCTGGCTGGTCGGTGA
- the rfbG gene encoding CDP-glucose 4,6-dehydratase yields the protein MHYLVTGHTGFKGAWLALLLHELGHEVSGLALDPAPGSLFERARVGELLTADHRVDIRDAAATRDALASTAPDVVLHLAAQPLVRESYRDPRTTWETNVNGTYNVLDAVQAAGGVRATVVVTTDKVYRNVDQIWGYRESDPLGGFDPYSASKAAADLLTQSWIVSSGAATPTAIARAGNVIGGGDVCPERLMVDLVASFSARQPVRLRYPDAVRPWQHVLDCLQGYLALADSLLAGNHAGEAFNFGPGTSSFVRVGDIAASVAKLWGDDAQVVVDRGDGLHEAGLLALDSRKAELELGWSDRLTLDDALAWTVEWSRDVLDGAPARERTVAQITEFLQRGRQHA from the coding sequence ATGCACTACCTCGTCACGGGCCACACCGGCTTCAAGGGTGCCTGGCTCGCGCTCCTCCTGCACGAGCTGGGGCACGAGGTGTCGGGCCTGGCGCTGGATCCCGCGCCGGGTTCGCTGTTCGAGCGTGCGCGCGTCGGCGAGCTGCTGACGGCCGACCACCGGGTCGACATCCGTGACGCTGCCGCCACGCGCGACGCGCTCGCCTCGACCGCGCCCGACGTGGTGCTGCACCTCGCCGCCCAGCCCCTCGTCCGCGAGTCGTACCGCGACCCCCGGACGACGTGGGAGACGAACGTCAACGGGACGTACAACGTCCTCGATGCCGTCCAGGCGGCGGGCGGCGTCCGCGCCACCGTCGTCGTGACGACCGACAAGGTCTACCGGAACGTCGACCAGATCTGGGGATACCGGGAGTCCGACCCCCTCGGGGGGTTCGACCCGTACTCGGCGTCGAAGGCCGCCGCGGACCTGCTCACGCAGTCGTGGATCGTCAGCTCGGGGGCGGCGACACCGACGGCGATCGCCCGCGCGGGCAACGTCATCGGGGGCGGCGACGTGTGCCCCGAGCGCCTCATGGTCGACCTCGTCGCCTCGTTCAGCGCCCGCCAGCCCGTGCGGTTGCGCTACCCCGATGCCGTGCGTCCGTGGCAGCACGTGCTCGACTGCCTGCAGGGCTACCTCGCACTCGCCGACTCCCTCCTCGCGGGCAACCACGCCGGAGAGGCGTTCAACTTCGGGCCGGGCACCAGCTCGTTCGTCCGGGTCGGCGACATCGCGGCGTCGGTCGCCAAGCTCTGGGGTGACGACGCCCAGGTGGTGGTCGACCGCGGCGACGGTCTCCACGAGGCAGGGCTCCTGGCCCTCGACTCCCGCAAGGCCGAGCTCGAGCTCGGGTGGAGCGACCGGCTCACCCTCGACGACGCCCTGGCCTGGACCGTCGAGTGGTCCCGGGACGTGCTCGACGGGGCTCCCGCCCGGGAGCGGACCGTCGCCCAGATCACCGAGTTCCTGCAGAGGGGAAGACAGCACGCATGA
- a CDS encoding glycosyltransferase family 4 protein, with protein sequence MKRTAAGALLTALDQRVAAVARAVGVDVEESSDPGATAATLLPLLVARARQAPRPDVAWLLLTAVRAAMPSSADVLALRRDLELLDDEDATARLLADVVRHPLRGALELELDVVQGVVVNADFCARHDIHTGIHRVVRETLPRWSGDFTVTANVDEYTALRTLAPREVERVLRYGQESQVDPAAERAYRARLVVPWRGVLLVPEIPDTAFGPALAALAEHSGNALVLIGYDMIPAVSADLRPPVDAVRFGAYLTVVKHAASVAAISASAAAEFAGFAHAVTAQGLPGPRVHEVVLPADVPVPVDPAQDGAAPGGRPRVLCVGSHEPHKNHDTVLHAAERLWRAGHEFELVLIGGPGWRSEEFSRRIEHVRSLGRPVTHLGRVTDDELWQAFRDARFSVFVSLHEGFGLPVAESLACGTPVVTSSYGSLAELARDGGCLTVDPTDDDAVTEAMHALLTSPDLLERLRGEARQRPRRTWDDYARDLWRTVTTAREEQM encoded by the coding sequence GTGAAGAGGACGGCGGCGGGCGCGCTGCTCACGGCGCTCGACCAGCGCGTCGCCGCGGTCGCCCGCGCGGTCGGTGTCGACGTCGAGGAGTCCAGCGATCCCGGCGCCACGGCCGCCACGCTCCTGCCGCTGCTCGTCGCCCGCGCGCGCCAGGCCCCGCGACCGGACGTCGCCTGGCTCCTGCTCACGGCCGTCCGGGCGGCCATGCCGAGCTCCGCGGACGTCCTGGCCCTGCGCCGCGACCTCGAGCTGCTCGACGACGAGGACGCCACTGCCCGGCTGCTCGCCGACGTCGTCCGGCACCCGCTCCGCGGCGCGCTCGAGCTCGAGCTCGACGTCGTCCAGGGCGTCGTCGTCAACGCCGACTTCTGCGCCCGGCACGACATCCACACGGGAATCCACCGGGTCGTGCGCGAGACCCTGCCGCGCTGGTCGGGCGACTTCACCGTCACCGCGAACGTCGACGAGTACACGGCACTGCGGACGCTGGCACCCCGGGAGGTCGAGCGGGTGCTGCGCTACGGGCAGGAGTCGCAGGTCGACCCGGCCGCGGAGCGCGCCTACCGTGCACGCCTGGTGGTGCCGTGGCGCGGCGTGCTCCTCGTCCCCGAGATCCCCGACACGGCGTTCGGTCCAGCGCTGGCGGCCCTCGCCGAGCACTCCGGCAACGCCCTCGTCCTCATCGGCTACGACATGATCCCCGCGGTGAGCGCCGACCTGCGTCCACCGGTCGACGCCGTCCGGTTCGGTGCGTACCTCACGGTCGTCAAGCACGCGGCGTCGGTCGCCGCCATCAGCGCGTCCGCGGCCGCCGAGTTCGCGGGTTTCGCGCACGCCGTCACCGCCCAGGGACTGCCCGGCCCCCGGGTGCACGAGGTGGTCCTGCCGGCGGACGTCCCCGTCCCCGTCGACCCGGCGCAGGACGGCGCCGCGCCGGGCGGACGCCCACGGGTCCTGTGCGTGGGGAGCCACGAGCCCCACAAGAACCACGACACCGTCCTGCACGCCGCCGAGCGGCTGTGGCGTGCCGGTCACGAGTTCGAGCTCGTGCTCATCGGTGGCCCCGGCTGGCGCAGCGAGGAGTTCTCCCGTCGGATCGAGCACGTCCGCTCCCTGGGCCGACCGGTCACGCACCTCGGCCGCGTCACCGACGACGAGCTGTGGCAGGCGTTCCGCGACGCGCGCTTCAGCGTGTTCGTCTCCCTCCACGAGGGTTTCGGACTGCCCGTCGCCGAGTCGTTGGCGTGCGGCACGCCCGTCGTCACCTCGTCCTACGGGAGCCTCGCCGAGCTCGCGCGCGACGGCGGGTGCCTGACGGTCGACCCGACCGACGACGACGCCGTGACGGAGGCGATGCACGCTCTTCTCACGTCACCCGACCTGCTCGAACGCCTGCGGGGCGAGGCGCGGCAGCGCCCCCGGCGGACCTGGGACGACTACGCGAGGGACCTGTGGCGCACCGTGACGACCGCACGCGAGGAGCAGATGTGA
- the rfbH gene encoding lipopolysaccharide biosynthesis protein RfbH: MNDALAARRDNILADVRAFAQEALAAREFVPGESSVPVSGKVLDADDMVALVDSSLDGWLTAGRWTNDFQDQLAAYVGTRSARFVNSGSSANLVALSALTSPKLGRRRLQPGDEVVTVAAGFPTTLNPIIQNGLKPVFVDVELGTYDAIGDQLREAIGPRTRAIMMAHTLGNPFDLDLVQELCKENDLWLVEDSCDALGSTYRGQRTGSFGDTATVSFYPAHHITTGEGGAVFSKNPLVTRQVESFRDWGRDCYCETGQDNTCGKRFGWSLGDLPAGYDHKYTYSHIGYNLKGTDMQAALGVTQLAKIDTFVKRRKENFAYLHERLSEVEGLILPVATPNSDPAWFGFPITLGADLDVDREELMRYLESKKVGTRLIFAGNLLRQPAYRGIDHRVVGDLRNSDVVMNRSFWLGVYPGLTESMMDYAVDSVIEFIEEQGEGL, from the coding sequence GTGAACGACGCGCTCGCGGCCCGCCGCGACAACATCCTGGCCGACGTCCGAGCCTTCGCGCAGGAGGCCCTCGCAGCACGTGAGTTCGTCCCCGGAGAGTCGAGCGTCCCGGTCTCGGGCAAGGTGCTGGACGCGGACGACATGGTCGCCCTGGTCGACTCGTCCCTCGACGGCTGGCTGACGGCCGGCCGCTGGACCAACGACTTCCAGGACCAGCTCGCCGCCTACGTCGGCACGCGCTCCGCCCGATTCGTCAACAGCGGCTCGTCCGCCAACCTCGTCGCCCTCTCGGCCCTGACCAGCCCCAAGCTGGGACGCCGTCGCCTGCAGCCGGGCGACGAGGTCGTGACCGTGGCCGCCGGTTTCCCCACGACGCTCAACCCGATCATCCAGAACGGCCTGAAGCCGGTCTTCGTCGACGTCGAGCTCGGGACGTACGACGCCATCGGGGACCAGCTCCGGGAGGCGATCGGGCCCCGCACCCGCGCGATCATGATGGCGCACACGCTGGGCAACCCGTTCGACCTCGACCTCGTCCAGGAGCTGTGCAAGGAGAACGACCTGTGGCTCGTCGAGGACTCGTGCGACGCGCTCGGGTCGACGTACCGCGGCCAGCGCACGGGTTCCTTCGGCGACACCGCCACGGTGTCGTTCTACCCCGCCCACCACATCACCACCGGTGAGGGCGGCGCCGTCTTCAGCAAGAACCCTCTCGTGACGCGTCAGGTCGAGTCGTTCCGCGACTGGGGCCGCGACTGCTACTGCGAGACCGGCCAGGACAACACGTGCGGCAAGCGGTTCGGGTGGTCGCTGGGCGACCTGCCAGCCGGCTACGACCACAAGTACACGTACAGCCACATCGGCTACAACCTCAAGGGCACCGACATGCAGGCGGCGCTGGGCGTGACCCAGCTCGCGAAGATCGACACGTTCGTCAAGCGGCGCAAGGAGAACTTCGCCTACCTGCACGAGCGCCTCAGCGAGGTCGAGGGCCTCATCCTGCCGGTCGCCACGCCGAACTCCGACCCCGCGTGGTTCGGGTTCCCCATCACGCTCGGCGCCGACCTCGACGTCGACCGTGAGGAGCTCATGCGCTACCTCGAGTCGAAGAAGGTCGGCACGCGCCTCATCTTCGCCGGCAACCTGCTGCGCCAGCCCGCGTACCGCGGGATCGACCACCGTGTCGTCGGTGACCTGCGCAACTCGGACGTCGTCATGAACCGGTCGTTCTGGCTCGGTGTGTACCCCGGACTCACGGAGTCGATGATGGACTACGCCGTCGACTCCGTGATCGAGTTCATCGAGGAGCAGGGCGAGGGTCTCTGA
- a CDS encoding NAD(P)/FAD-dependent oxidoreductase, translating to MKSEDVLTHHRGSDIVIVGAGPAGLFAAYYAGFRGLSVTVVDANREPGGQVSALYPAKIIHDVAGYVGVSGADLVTGLVEQAAAYSPTFIQDASVVDLTRDERTGILSVSLADGRTLDARAVVLATGAGSVRPRALPAGHGWAGRGVTYVVTDPQAHADEDVVIVGGGDTALDWAIQLSPIARSVTVVHRRRQFRAHGSQIARAESLGVALLTESEVQAINGDDVVRSVLVRDGEGAERVLPADTVIGALGLVTGPSPFASWGIDLEERKILVDAGMQTNLPGVYAAGDCTTFRGKVTLMVTGFGEAATAINNAAVYVDPDLSLIPGHSTDE from the coding sequence ATGAAGAGCGAGGACGTCCTGACGCACCACCGCGGGAGCGACATCGTCATCGTCGGTGCGGGTCCCGCCGGGCTCTTCGCCGCGTACTACGCCGGCTTCCGCGGCCTCTCCGTCACGGTGGTCGACGCGAACCGTGAGCCCGGGGGGCAGGTGAGCGCCCTCTACCCGGCGAAGATCATCCACGACGTCGCCGGGTACGTCGGGGTGAGCGGCGCCGACCTCGTCACGGGGCTCGTCGAGCAGGCCGCCGCCTACTCCCCGACGTTCATCCAGGACGCGAGCGTCGTCGACCTCACGCGCGACGAGCGCACGGGCATCCTGTCGGTGTCGCTCGCGGACGGCCGGACCCTTGACGCCCGAGCCGTCGTCCTCGCGACCGGAGCGGGCAGCGTCCGCCCGCGCGCGCTGCCCGCGGGGCACGGCTGGGCCGGCCGAGGAGTCACCTACGTCGTCACGGATCCGCAGGCGCACGCCGACGAGGACGTCGTCATCGTCGGCGGCGGCGACACGGCGCTCGACTGGGCGATCCAGCTGAGCCCCATCGCCCGCTCGGTGACCGTCGTGCACCGGCGTCGGCAGTTCCGCGCGCACGGCTCGCAGATCGCACGTGCCGAGTCGCTCGGGGTCGCGCTGCTGACCGAGAGCGAGGTCCAGGCCATCAACGGTGACGACGTCGTCCGTTCCGTCCTCGTCCGGGACGGCGAGGGCGCGGAGCGCGTGCTCCCGGCCGACACGGTCATCGGGGCGCTCGGTCTCGTGACCGGCCCCTCCCCGTTCGCGTCGTGGGGCATCGACCTCGAGGAGCGCAAGATCCTCGTCGACGCCGGTATGCAGACGAACCTGCCCGGCGTGTACGCGGCCGGTGACTGCACGACGTTCCGCGGCAAGGTGACACTCATGGTCACAGGGTTCGGCGAGGCTGCGACGGCCATCAACAACGCGGCGGTCTACGTCGACCCCGACCTGTCCTTGATCCCGGGGCACTCGACCGACGAGTGA
- a CDS encoding glycosyltransferase — protein sequence MSLLSRRAAPTSLVPTWNARLRTLSDALGASPTPHCRGTRDLVRAVEGLVEPRDRGQVWLALAVLSGVLPEDATVVRTARRLELDGPGALWREVESAATAASMAADVRVVVGAHVVDVNHTVSTDLATGIQRVAKETARRWSATHDVLPVAWTDGFLAMRELDAVESARLTPGRDPASPGIVVPWRSTVLVPELAAEHSRSHRLLSLARHSGNRTGVIGFDCVPLTSAETTATGFASVFYGNLAAVRHFDRVAAISDAAATEYEGWRRMLAAVGSSGPDIRAVALPAVAPAPTADDLVAARDRFCVGDLPMVLVVGSHEPRKNHLAVLHAAERLWREGVEFSLTFIGGNAWGSDEFAGRLAALERAGRPVESASRVPDPLLWAAYRLARVTVFPSLNEGFGLPVAESLAAGTPAITSAYGSMREIAADGGALLVDPRDDDDLTDALRRVLASDDLHRELVAACAARPARTWDDYADEVWELLTAPVGDSL from the coding sequence GTGAGCCTGCTGTCACGGCGTGCTGCGCCGACGAGCCTCGTCCCGACCTGGAACGCCCGGTTGCGGACGCTGTCCGACGCGCTGGGGGCGTCCCCGACGCCGCACTGCCGAGGGACGAGGGACCTCGTGCGCGCCGTCGAGGGCCTCGTCGAGCCCCGTGACCGCGGGCAGGTCTGGCTCGCGCTGGCAGTGCTGTCCGGGGTGCTCCCCGAGGACGCCACCGTCGTGCGGACCGCTCGCCGGCTCGAGCTCGACGGCCCCGGCGCCCTCTGGCGTGAGGTCGAGAGCGCCGCGACGGCTGCCTCGATGGCCGCCGACGTCCGGGTCGTGGTCGGCGCCCACGTCGTCGACGTCAACCACACCGTGTCCACCGACCTGGCGACCGGCATCCAGCGCGTCGCCAAGGAGACCGCCCGGCGCTGGTCCGCGACGCACGACGTGCTCCCGGTCGCGTGGACCGACGGGTTTCTCGCCATGCGCGAGCTGGACGCCGTCGAGAGCGCACGCCTGACTCCCGGGCGCGACCCCGCGTCGCCGGGCATCGTCGTCCCGTGGCGCTCGACGGTGCTCGTCCCCGAGCTCGCCGCCGAGCACAGTCGCTCGCACCGGCTGCTCTCGCTCGCTCGGCACTCCGGCAACCGCACGGGCGTCATCGGCTTCGACTGCGTCCCGCTGACGTCGGCCGAGACCACCGCGACCGGGTTCGCCTCGGTCTTCTACGGGAACCTCGCAGCCGTGCGGCACTTCGACCGCGTGGCGGCGATCTCGGACGCCGCGGCCACCGAGTACGAGGGCTGGCGGCGGATGCTGGCCGCCGTGGGGTCGAGCGGGCCGGACATCCGCGCGGTGGCCCTGCCCGCCGTCGCACCGGCACCGACCGCGGACGACCTCGTCGCAGCCAGGGACCGGTTCTGCGTGGGTGACCTGCCGATGGTCCTCGTCGTCGGCAGCCACGAACCCCGCAAGAACCACCTCGCCGTGCTGCACGCCGCAGAGCGGCTGTGGCGGGAGGGCGTCGAGTTCAGTCTCACCTTCATCGGCGGGAACGCCTGGGGGTCGGACGAGTTCGCCGGACGGCTGGCCGCTCTCGAGCGCGCCGGGCGCCCCGTCGAGTCGGCGTCACGCGTCCCCGACCCCTTGCTGTGGGCCGCCTACCGCCTCGCACGGGTCACGGTGTTCCCCTCGCTCAACGAGGGCTTCGGGCTGCCCGTCGCGGAGTCGCTCGCCGCGGGCACGCCGGCGATCACGTCGGCCTACGGGAGCATGCGTGAGATCGCGGCCGACGGCGGCGCGCTGCTGGTCGACCCGCGCGACGACGACGACCTCACCGACGCGCTGCGCCGGGTGCTCGCGTCCGACGACCTGCACCGCGAGCTCGTGGCGGCCTGTGCCGCCCGGCCGGCGCGCACGTGGGACGACTACGCCGACGAGGTGTGGGAGCTCCTCACCGCGCCCGTCGGCGACTCGCTGTAG